Proteins from a single region of Diaphorobacter limosus:
- the rpsL gene encoding 30S ribosomal protein S12 codes for MPTINQLVRQGRTVEVVKSKSPAMENCPQRRGVCTRVYTTTPKKPNSALRKVAKVRLTNGFEVISCIGGEGHNLQEHSVVLVRGGRVKDLPGVRYHIVRGSLDLQGVKDRKQSRSKYGAKKPKAK; via the coding sequence ATGCCAACCATTAACCAACTCGTGCGTCAGGGCCGCACGGTCGAAGTTGTCAAATCCAAGAGCCCTGCCATGGAAAACTGCCCTCAGCGCCGTGGCGTGTGCACCCGTGTGTACACCACGACGCCGAAGAAGCCCAACTCCGCTCTGCGTAAGGTCGCCAAGGTGCGCCTGACCAATGGCTTCGAGGTCATCTCCTGCATCGGCGGTGAAGGCCACAACCTGCAAGAGCACAGCGTGGTGCTGGTGCGCGGCGGCCGGGTCAAGGACTTGCCCGGTGTGCGTTACCACATCGTGCGTGGTTCGCTCGACCTGCAAGGCGTCAAGGATCGCAAGCAGTCGCGCTCCAAGTATGGTGCCAAGAAGCCCAAGGCCAAGTAA
- the rpsG gene encoding 30S ribosomal protein S7 yields MPRRREVPKREILPDPKFGNVELSKFMNVIMEGGKKAVAERIIYGALELIEKKQPEKNALEVFTTAINNVKPMVEVKSRRVGGANYQVPVEVRPVRRLALSMRWIKEAARKRSEKSMAQRLANELMEATEGRGGAMKRRDEVHRMAEANKAFSHFRF; encoded by the coding sequence ATGCCACGTCGTCGCGAAGTCCCCAAACGTGAAATCCTGCCGGATCCCAAGTTCGGCAATGTAGAGCTGTCCAAATTCATGAACGTGATCATGGAAGGCGGCAAGAAGGCAGTTGCAGAGCGCATCATCTATGGCGCGCTGGAGCTGATCGAGAAGAAGCAGCCCGAGAAGAACGCCCTGGAGGTGTTCACCACGGCCATCAACAACGTCAAGCCCATGGTGGAAGTGAAGTCCCGCCGCGTGGGCGGCGCCAACTACCAGGTGCCCGTCGAAGTGCGCCCGGTGCGCCGTCTGGCGCTGTCGATGCGCTGGATCAAGGAAGCCGCGCGCAAGCGCAGCGAGAAGTCCATGGCCCAGCGCCTGGCCAACGAGCTGATGGAAGCCACCGAAGGCCGTGGCGGCGCGATGAAGCGCCGTGACGAAGTGCATCGCATGGCCGAAGCCAACAAGGCCTTCAGCCACTTCCGCTTCTAA
- a CDS encoding lipoyl protein ligase domain-containing protein, with the protein MIAQESPLSTIAQEQAWNRQQMLEPVTRPRFAVWQYEAPAIVLGCSQRKFEDGARARLGGAAELLLRPSGGGAVLTGPWMVSCSVVLPLDHPWVQGRLPDSYHGLGQLHVDLLSNLGVPSTALPPDQVDACNARTGPTVPWACYGSLAPWEVVDAAGRKLVGLAQRRQRTGVLLVAGTLVTPPEWALLCSAMGQPQDEAAMRRRTVDCTQLSATPPDVRQLARALQQALDQALG; encoded by the coding sequence ATGATCGCCCAAGAGAGCCCCCTTTCAACCATAGCCCAGGAGCAGGCCTGGAACCGCCAGCAAATGCTGGAGCCCGTGACCCGGCCGCGCTTTGCCGTGTGGCAGTACGAGGCGCCGGCCATCGTGCTCGGCTGCTCGCAGCGCAAGTTCGAGGACGGCGCCCGCGCGCGCCTGGGCGGCGCGGCCGAGCTGCTGCTGCGCCCCTCGGGCGGCGGCGCGGTGCTCACCGGGCCGTGGATGGTCAGCTGCTCGGTGGTGCTGCCACTGGATCACCCCTGGGTGCAGGGCCGCCTGCCAGACAGCTACCACGGCCTGGGCCAGCTGCATGTGGATCTGCTCTCAAACCTGGGCGTGCCCTCCACGGCCCTGCCGCCCGATCAGGTCGATGCCTGCAACGCGCGCACCGGCCCCACCGTGCCCTGGGCCTGCTACGGCAGCCTGGCGCCCTGGGAGGTGGTGGACGCCGCCGGCCGCAAGCTCGTCGGCCTGGCCCAGCGGCGCCAGCGCACCGGCGTGCTGCTGGTGGCCGGCACCCTGGTCACGCCGCCCGAATGGGCGCTGTTGTGCTCTGCCATGGGCCAGCCCCAGGACGAGGCCGCCATGCGGCGGCGCACGGTGGATTGCACCCAGCTCAGCGCTACGCCGCCCGATGTGCGCCAGCTGGCGCGGGCGTTGCAGCAGGCGCTGGATCAGGCGCTGGGCTAG
- the fusA gene encoding elongation factor G: MARKTPLERYRNIGISAHIDAGKTTTSERILFYTGVTHKLGEVHDGAATTDWMEQEQERGITITSSAVTCFWKGMDLSRPEHRINIIDTPGHVDFTIEVERSMRVLDGAVMVYCAVGGVQPQSETVWRQANKHKVPRLAFVNKMDRTGANFFKVVDQMKLRLKANPVPIVVPIGAEDKFQGVVDLLKMKAIIWDEASQGMKFEYGDIPADLVETCNKWRENMVEAAAEASEELMNKYLEEGDLSEAEIIAGLRQRTIATEIQPMLCGSAFKNKGVQRMLDAVLDLLPSPVDIPDVAGTDPEDEEKKLSRKADDNEKFSALAFKLMTDPFVGQLTFVRVYSGVLTKGDTVYNAVKGKKERIGRIVQMHANERQEIEEIRAGDIAACVGLKEVTTGDTLCDLDNHIMLEKMIFPEPVIAQAVEPKSKADQEKMGIALSRLASEDPSFRVRSDEESGQTIIAGMGELHLEIIVDRMKREFGVEANVGKPQVAYRETIRNTVKDVDGKFVRQSGGKGQYGHVVFRLEPNEPGKGFEFLDEIKGGVVPREYIPAVEKGVVEALTSGVLAGYPVVDVKVALTFGSYHDVDSSEQAFKMAAIFGFKEAAKKASPVILEPMMAVEVETPEDYAGTVMGDLSSRRGMVQGMDDMVGGGKAIKAEVPLSEMFGYATQLRSMTQGRATYTMEFKHYAEAPRNVAEAIVAARAK; encoded by the coding sequence ATGGCACGCAAAACACCCCTAGAGCGCTACCGCAACATCGGTATCTCGGCCCACATCGATGCGGGTAAAACCACCACCTCCGAACGTATCCTGTTCTACACCGGCGTGACCCACAAGCTGGGCGAAGTGCACGACGGCGCTGCCACCACCGACTGGATGGAGCAGGAGCAAGAGCGCGGCATCACGATCACCTCGTCGGCCGTGACCTGCTTCTGGAAGGGCATGGACCTGTCGCGCCCCGAGCACCGCATCAACATCATCGACACCCCCGGCCACGTGGACTTCACCATCGAGGTGGAGCGTTCCATGCGCGTGCTCGACGGCGCCGTGATGGTGTACTGCGCCGTGGGTGGCGTGCAGCCCCAGTCCGAAACCGTCTGGCGTCAGGCCAACAAGCACAAGGTGCCGCGCCTGGCCTTTGTGAACAAGATGGACCGAACCGGTGCCAACTTCTTCAAGGTCGTGGACCAGATGAAGCTGCGCCTGAAGGCCAACCCGGTGCCCATCGTGGTGCCGATCGGCGCGGAAGACAAGTTCCAGGGCGTGGTCGATCTGCTGAAGATGAAGGCCATCATCTGGGACGAAGCCTCCCAGGGCATGAAGTTCGAATACGGCGACATCCCCGCCGATCTGGTCGAGACCTGCAACAAGTGGCGCGAGAACATGGTCGAGGCAGCAGCCGAGGCCAGCGAAGAGCTGATGAACAAGTACCTGGAAGAGGGTGACCTGTCTGAAGCGGAAATCATCGCCGGCCTGCGCCAGCGCACCATCGCCACCGAAATCCAGCCCATGCTGTGCGGCTCGGCCTTCAAGAACAAGGGCGTGCAGCGCATGCTCGACGCCGTGCTGGATCTGCTGCCCTCGCCGGTGGACATCCCCGACGTGGCCGGCACGGACCCCGAAGACGAAGAGAAGAAGCTTTCGCGCAAGGCTGACGACAACGAGAAGTTCTCGGCCCTGGCCTTCAAGCTGATGACCGACCCCTTTGTCGGCCAGCTGACCTTTGTGCGTGTCTACTCGGGCGTGCTGACCAAGGGCGACACCGTCTACAACGCCGTCAAGGGCAAGAAGGAGCGCATCGGCCGTATCGTGCAGATGCACGCCAACGAGCGTCAGGAAATCGAAGAAATCCGCGCCGGCGACATCGCTGCCTGCGTGGGCCTGAAGGAAGTGACCACCGGTGACACGCTGTGTGATCTGGACAACCACATCATGCTCGAGAAGATGATCTTCCCCGAGCCCGTGATTGCCCAGGCCGTGGAACCCAAGTCCAAGGCTGACCAGGAAAAGATGGGCATCGCCCTGTCGCGTCTGGCCTCCGAAGACCCGTCCTTCCGCGTGCGTTCCGACGAAGAGTCGGGCCAGACCATCATCGCCGGCATGGGCGAGCTGCACCTGGAAATCATCGTCGACCGCATGAAGCGCGAGTTTGGCGTCGAAGCCAACGTCGGCAAGCCCCAGGTGGCCTACCGCGAAACCATCCGCAACACCGTCAAGGACGTGGATGGCAAGTTCGTGCGCCAGTCCGGTGGTAAGGGTCAGTACGGCCACGTCGTGTTCCGTCTGGAGCCCAACGAGCCGGGCAAGGGCTTTGAGTTCCTGGACGAAATCAAGGGCGGCGTGGTTCCGCGCGAGTACATCCCGGCGGTGGAAAAGGGTGTCGTCGAGGCCCTGACCTCGGGCGTGCTGGCCGGCTACCCGGTGGTTGACGTGAAGGTCGCTCTGACCTTCGGCTCGTACCACGACGTGGACTCGTCCGAGCAGGCGTTCAAGATGGCCGCCATCTTCGGCTTCAAGGAAGCCGCCAAGAAGGCCAGCCCCGTCATCCTCGAGCCCATGATGGCCGTGGAAGTCGAGACGCCGGAAGACTACGCCGGCACGGTGATGGGTGACCTGTCCAGCCGTCGCGGCATGGTGCAGGGCATGGACGACATGGTCGGCGGTGGCAAGGCCATCAAGGCCGAGGTGCCGCTGTCCGAAATGTTCGGCTACGCCACACAGCTGCGCTCCATGACGCAAGGTCGCGCCACCTACACGATGGAGTTCAAGCACTACGCCGAAGCTCCGCGCAACGTGGCCGAGGCCATCGTCGCCGCCCGCGCGAAATAA
- a CDS encoding D-alanyl-D-alanine carboxypeptidase family protein, with protein sequence MKSLLPSLRSLACAALMAPAILWAQAPQPPEIAARNYLLVDVTAGQVLASKDIDAPVEQASLTKLMTGYLVFDALRAKKITLEQKLPVSERAWKMPGSRMFIDPKMQVPVDDLLKGMIVQSGNDATMALAEGVGGTAENFVRLMNEQAKALGMTGTSYKNPEGLTEPGHTTTAKDLATLATRLMQDFPQYMHYYATKQYRYEGTPASNSSNRNALLFRDPTVDGLKTGHTAAAGYCLVATAKRDFPNLGQRRLLSIVLGAASENARANESQKLLNWGYTAFDSVKLFDAGQAAATPAIWKGTQSTLKIGREQAIVITVPSGSAGKVSTEIVRQDPLLAPFTKGQPVGTLRVKLGEQQVAELPLVALEDVGQAGIFGRTWDAIRLWIK encoded by the coding sequence ATGAAGTCTCTCCTGCCCTCATTGCGTTCCCTCGCCTGCGCCGCCCTGATGGCTCCGGCCATCCTCTGGGCCCAGGCGCCCCAGCCGCCGGAAATCGCCGCGCGCAACTACCTGCTGGTGGACGTGACGGCCGGCCAGGTGCTGGCCTCCAAGGACATCGACGCGCCGGTGGAGCAGGCCTCGCTCACCAAGCTGATGACCGGCTACCTGGTGTTCGACGCCCTGCGCGCCAAGAAGATCACGCTGGAGCAAAAGCTGCCGGTGAGCGAGCGCGCCTGGAAGATGCCCGGCTCGCGCATGTTCATCGACCCCAAGATGCAGGTGCCGGTCGATGACCTGCTCAAGGGCATGATCGTGCAGTCGGGCAACGACGCCACCATGGCCCTGGCCGAGGGCGTCGGTGGAACGGCGGAGAACTTCGTGCGCCTGATGAACGAGCAGGCCAAGGCCCTTGGCATGACGGGTACCAGCTACAAGAACCCCGAGGGCCTGACCGAACCCGGCCACACCACCACCGCCAAGGATCTGGCGACCCTGGCCACGCGGTTGATGCAGGACTTTCCACAGTACATGCATTACTACGCCACCAAGCAGTACCGCTACGAGGGCACGCCGGCCTCCAACAGCAGCAATCGCAATGCGCTGCTGTTTCGTGACCCGACGGTGGATGGCCTGAAGACCGGCCATACGGCGGCGGCGGGCTACTGCCTGGTGGCCACGGCCAAGCGCGACTTTCCCAATTTGGGCCAGCGCCGTTTGCTATCCATCGTGCTAGGCGCGGCCAGCGAGAACGCGCGCGCCAATGAAAGCCAGAAACTCCTGAACTGGGGCTACACGGCGTTCGACTCGGTCAAACTGTTCGACGCCGGCCAGGCCGCGGCCACGCCCGCCATCTGGAAGGGTACGCAGAGCACGCTCAAGATCGGCCGCGAGCAGGCCATCGTGATCACCGTGCCCTCGGGCAGCGCCGGCAAGGTCAGCACCGAGATCGTGCGCCAGGATCCGCTGCTGGCTCCCTTCACCAAGGGGCAGCCGGTGGGCACGCTGCGCGTCAAACTTGGCGAGCAGCAGGTCGCCGAGCTGCCCCTGGTGGCCCTGGAGGATGTGGGCCAGGCGGGCATCTTCGGCCGCACCTGGGACGCTATACGCCTCTGGATCAAGTAA
- a CDS encoding (2Fe-2S) ferredoxin domain-containing protein codes for MSETTPQYYQRHIFFCLNERTNGENCCAQHGAQQAFEHCKALVKQQGLAGAGKVRVNKSGCLDRCAGGPIAVVYPEGIWYSYVDIADIEEIVESHLKNGVVVERLLTPPELGR; via the coding sequence ATGAGCGAAACCACCCCCCAGTACTACCAGCGCCACATCTTCTTTTGCCTGAATGAGCGCACCAATGGCGAGAACTGCTGCGCCCAGCACGGCGCGCAACAGGCGTTCGAGCATTGCAAGGCGCTGGTCAAGCAGCAGGGTCTGGCTGGCGCGGGCAAGGTGCGGGTGAACAAGTCCGGTTGCCTGGATCGCTGCGCCGGCGGCCCCATCGCCGTGGTCTACCCCGAGGGGATCTGGTACAGCTATGTGGACATCGCCGACATTGAGGAGATCGTCGAGTCGCACCTGAAGAACGGCGTGGTGGTGGAGCGTTTGCTCACGCCGCCGGAACTTGGGCGTTGA
- a CDS encoding VanZ family protein, with translation MHKTSAWPLALIYAALIVFASLFPFEGWREQGVSPWVFLTARMPPPYWTWFDVNLNLAGYAPLGFLLALALLRTHWPRAAVPAAALAGALLSLSMEFLQIYLPRRVPSNMDLGLNAAGALLGALVAALLERLGAISHWSRFRERWFVPQARGALVLLALWPWALLFPAALPLGLGQVWERLEAALADVLEGTPFSAWLPAVDLALEPLSPGGELLAVALGLLIPCLLGFCIMRHMGRRMLLALSALAVGVAATALSALLSYGPAHAWEWLTPATAIGLGVGLAAALGLATLPRRGCAAVLLLVLMLHLNLLNQAPTNAYFAQTLQAWEQGRFIRFYGLGQWLGWLWPYAALLYVLLRVSRRDVQS, from the coding sequence ATGCACAAGACATCGGCCTGGCCCCTGGCGCTCATCTATGCCGCGCTGATCGTCTTTGCCAGCCTGTTTCCCTTCGAGGGCTGGCGCGAGCAGGGCGTGTCGCCCTGGGTGTTCCTCACGGCGCGCATGCCGCCGCCGTACTGGACCTGGTTTGACGTCAACCTGAATCTGGCTGGCTACGCGCCCCTGGGCTTTCTGCTGGCGCTGGCCCTGCTGCGCACGCACTGGCCGCGCGCGGCCGTGCCGGCGGCGGCGCTGGCCGGGGCGCTGCTGTCGCTCTCCATGGAGTTTTTGCAGATCTATCTGCCGCGGCGCGTGCCCTCCAACATGGATCTGGGGCTCAACGCCGCCGGCGCGCTGCTGGGCGCGCTGGTGGCGGCGCTGCTCGAGCGCCTGGGGGCGATCTCGCACTGGAGCCGGTTTCGCGAGCGCTGGTTCGTGCCGCAGGCGCGTGGCGCGCTGGTGCTGCTGGCGCTGTGGCCCTGGGCGCTGCTGTTTCCGGCGGCCCTGCCACTGGGCCTGGGGCAGGTGTGGGAGCGGCTGGAGGCGGCGCTGGCGGATGTGCTGGAGGGCACACCGTTCAGCGCCTGGCTGCCGGCCGTGGACTTGGCGCTGGAGCCGCTGTCGCCTGGGGGCGAGCTGCTGGCCGTGGCTCTGGGGCTGCTCATCCCCTGCCTGCTGGGTTTCTGCATCATGCGCCACATGGGGCGGCGCATGCTGCTGGCGCTGTCGGCGCTGGCCGTTGGCGTGGCGGCGACGGCGCTGTCCGCCTTGCTCAGCTACGGCCCGGCGCATGCCTGGGAGTGGCTCACGCCGGCCACGGCGATCGGCCTGGGCGTGGGCCTGGCGGCGGCCCTGGGGTTGGCCACGCTGCCCCGGCGCGGCTGCGCGGCGGTGCTGCTGCTGGTGCTGATGCTGCACCTGAACCTGCTCAACCAGGCGCCCACCAACGCCTACTTTGCGCAGACCCTGCAGGCCTGGGAGCAGGGGCGTTTCATCCGCTTCTATGGCCTGGGCCAGTGGCTGGGCTGGCTCTGGCCCTACGCCGCGCTGCTGTATGTACTGCTGCGCGTGTCGCGGCGCGACGTGCAATCCTAA
- a CDS encoding alpha/beta hydrolase: MNAQTERLSLAGPAGAIEVARDAAAAGVAPRGVAVIAHPHPLFGGTMDNKVVQTLARAFVSGGFAAVRFNFRGVGASAGVHDDGQGELDDLLAVVQHMAPEGPIALAGFSFGAFVTSHALARLWSEREVVAAVLVGTAASRFTVAPVPPEAHLRTLVVHGEHDETVPLTSVMDWARPQTLPVTVVPGGGHFFHGQLPLLRSLATRHLQAVA; the protein is encoded by the coding sequence ATGAATGCCCAGACCGAACGCCTGAGCCTGGCGGGCCCTGCCGGCGCCATCGAGGTAGCGCGCGACGCCGCGGCCGCCGGCGTGGCGCCGCGCGGCGTGGCCGTGATCGCCCACCCGCATCCGCTGTTTGGCGGCACCATGGACAACAAGGTCGTGCAGACCCTGGCGCGCGCCTTTGTCTCCGGCGGCTTTGCCGCTGTGCGCTTCAACTTCCGCGGCGTGGGCGCCTCGGCCGGCGTGCATGACGACGGCCAGGGCGAGCTCGACGACCTGCTGGCCGTGGTGCAGCACATGGCGCCCGAGGGGCCGATCGCCCTGGCCGGTTTTTCGTTTGGCGCCTTCGTCACCAGCCATGCGCTGGCGCGCCTGTGGAGCGAGCGCGAGGTGGTCGCAGCCGTGCTCGTGGGCACGGCCGCCAGCCGCTTCACGGTGGCGCCGGTGCCGCCCGAGGCGCATCTGCGCACCCTCGTCGTGCATGGCGAGCATGATGAAACCGTGCCGCTGACCAGCGTGATGGACTGGGCCCGGCCGCAGACACTGCCGGTTACGGTTGTGCCGGGGGGCGGACATTTCTTTCACGGACAATTGCCGCTGCTGCGCAGCCTGGCCACGCGCCACTTGCAGGCCGTGGCCTGA
- the hemB gene encoding porphobilinogen synthase, with protein MHLSSPTPFPANRPRRLRRDAFTRNLVRENMLTPHDFIYPVFVHEGQNQRVAVPSMPGVERLSLDLLLPVAEECVRLGIPYLALFPSIDGALKTPDGREALNPEGLIPRVVRALKKEFPQLGVMTDVALDPYTSHGQDGVLDDTGYILNDETVEILTGQALTHAQAGVDMVAPSDMMDGRIGAIREALEAHGLIHTRIMAYSAKYASAFYGPFRDAVGSSANLGASNKDVYQMDPANSDEALREVALDIAEGADMVMVKPGMPYLDVLRRVKDEFKVPTFAYQVSGEYAMLKAAAANGWLDHDKVMLEALLAFKRAGADGILTYFALDAARLLKKIIAARA; from the coding sequence ATGCATCTGTCCAGCCCCACCCCCTTCCCCGCCAACCGCCCGCGCCGCCTGCGCCGCGACGCATTTACCCGCAACCTGGTGCGCGAGAACATGCTCACGCCGCACGACTTCATCTACCCGGTGTTCGTGCACGAGGGCCAGAACCAGCGCGTGGCCGTGCCCTCCATGCCCGGCGTGGAGCGCCTGAGCCTGGACCTGCTGCTCCCCGTGGCCGAGGAATGCGTGCGCCTGGGCATTCCCTACCTGGCGCTGTTCCCCTCCATCGACGGCGCACTGAAAACCCCCGACGGCCGCGAGGCGCTGAACCCCGAGGGCCTGATCCCACGCGTGGTGCGCGCCTTGAAGAAGGAGTTCCCGCAGCTCGGCGTGATGACCGACGTGGCGCTCGACCCCTACACCAGCCACGGCCAGGACGGCGTGCTGGACGACACCGGCTACATCCTGAATGACGAGACCGTGGAGATCCTCACCGGCCAGGCCCTCACCCACGCCCAGGCCGGCGTGGACATGGTGGCGCCCAGCGACATGATGGACGGGCGCATCGGCGCCATTCGCGAGGCGCTGGAGGCGCACGGCCTGATCCACACACGCATCATGGCGTACAGCGCCAAGTACGCCAGCGCCTTCTACGGGCCGTTCCGCGACGCCGTGGGCTCCAGCGCCAACCTGGGCGCGAGCAACAAGGACGTCTATCAGATGGACCCGGCCAACAGCGACGAGGCCCTGCGCGAGGTGGCGCTGGACATTGCCGAGGGCGCCGACATGGTCATGGTGAAACCCGGCATGCCCTACCTGGACGTGCTGCGCCGCGTGAAGGACGAGTTCAAGGTGCCCACCTTTGCCTACCAGGTGAGTGGCGAATACGCCATGCTGAAAGCCGCCGCAGCCAACGGCTGGCTGGACCACGACAAGGTGATGCTGGAGGCGCTCTTGGCCTTCAAGCGCGCGGGGGCCGACGGCATCCTGACCTACTTTGCGCTGGACGCCGCACGCCTGCTTAAAAAAATAATAGCTGCTCGCGCTTGA
- a CDS encoding CopD family protein: MLWVKTFHIVFIASWFAGLFYLPRIFVNLAMVAPGSVAERDRLLLMARKLLRFTTLLAVPAIGLGLWLWLGYGIGQGAGNGWLHAKLGVVVLIVLYHWICARMLRALAANTDQHSHRWFRWFNEVPVLLLVVAVALVVVKPF; encoded by the coding sequence ATGCTCTGGGTCAAAACCTTTCACATCGTCTTCATCGCCAGCTGGTTTGCTGGCCTGTTCTACCTGCCGCGCATCTTCGTCAACCTGGCCATGGTGGCGCCGGGCTCGGTGGCCGAGCGCGACCGGCTGCTGCTCATGGCGCGCAAGTTGCTGCGCTTCACCACACTGCTGGCCGTGCCCGCCATTGGCCTGGGCCTGTGGCTGTGGCTGGGCTATGGCATAGGGCAGGGGGCCGGCAACGGCTGGCTGCATGCCAAGCTGGGCGTGGTGGTGCTCATCGTGCTGTACCACTGGATTTGCGCGCGCATGCTGCGTGCCCTGGCGGCGAACACTGACCAGCATAGCCACCGCTGGTTTCGCTGGTTCAATGAGGTTCCGGTGCTGCTGCTGGTCGTTGCCGTGGCGCTGGTGGTAGTCAAGCCTTTCTGA
- a CDS encoding magnesium transporter CorA family protein, translating to MTENTLQPIRVFHLQPGSGAQELAGLPQAPPAQGFYWIACTRAAFSAELPRLQAALQTLAGQQLVDLHVSDLLNAQLPSHYDYTAQYDLLVVRRLAQAQAAGPAPLRTSARGGPPVLRRIDTSPVGFAVFDQVLLSVHPEDCGVRDAYAARLVTPMAAAAISATAAEAVVHELRSGPVAGTRLPPSPADLMLRVVNHIVDNYLDLRRELSRQLDHWQAELLRPRTRFGNWGALLDARLNLHQLDEICEDQRTAVRAWLEALDSWSEPEGSAAALRELDLLKVRSRDVLEHIERVVTHVRRLEHSTETAVQMHFSVQSNRTNDIMRTLTALTAVFLPLNLIAGIFGMNFEFLPLIHQQHGFWWAMAAMGLISITLVALFWRKRYLARTGQG from the coding sequence TTGACTGAAAACACGCTACAGCCGATCCGCGTCTTCCATCTGCAGCCGGGCAGCGGCGCGCAAGAGCTGGCGGGCCTGCCCCAGGCGCCGCCGGCCCAGGGCTTTTACTGGATCGCCTGCACGCGCGCGGCCTTCAGCGCCGAGCTGCCGCGCCTGCAGGCCGCGCTGCAGACACTGGCCGGGCAGCAGCTGGTGGATCTGCATGTGTCCGACCTGCTCAACGCCCAGCTGCCATCGCATTACGACTACACCGCGCAATACGACCTGCTGGTGGTGCGCCGCCTGGCCCAGGCACAAGCCGCCGGCCCCGCGCCGCTGCGCACCAGCGCCCGTGGCGGCCCACCCGTGCTGCGGCGCATAGACACCAGCCCGGTGGGCTTTGCCGTGTTCGACCAGGTGCTGCTGTCGGTACACCCCGAGGACTGCGGCGTGCGCGACGCCTATGCCGCGCGCCTGGTCACACCCATGGCCGCCGCGGCCATCAGCGCCACCGCGGCCGAGGCCGTGGTGCACGAGCTGCGCAGCGGCCCCGTGGCCGGCACGCGCCTGCCGCCCAGCCCGGCCGACCTGATGCTGCGCGTGGTCAACCACATCGTCGACAACTACCTGGATCTGCGCCGCGAACTCTCGCGCCAGCTCGACCACTGGCAGGCCGAGCTGCTGCGCCCGCGCACGCGCTTTGGCAACTGGGGGGCGTTGCTGGATGCGCGCCTGAACCTGCACCAGCTGGACGAAATCTGCGAAGACCAGCGCACCGCCGTGCGCGCCTGGCTGGAAGCGCTGGACAGCTGGAGCGAGCCCGAGGGCAGCGCCGCTGCCCTGCGCGAACTGGATCTGCTCAAGGTGCGCAGCCGCGACGTGCTGGAACATATCGAGCGCGTGGTAACCCATGTGCGCCGCCTGGAGCACAGCACCGAGACCGCCGTGCAGATGCACTTCTCGGTGCAGAGCAACCGCACCAACGACATCATGCGCACGCTCACGGCGCTGACCGCCGTGTTCCTGCCGCTGAACCTGATCGCCGGCATCTTCGGTATGAACTTCGAGTTCCTGCCGCTCATCCACCAGCAGCACGGCTTCTGGTGGGCCATGGCGGCCATGGGGCTGATCTCTATCACCCTGGTGGCGCTGTTCTGGCGCAAGCGCTACCTGGCGCGCACAGGCCAGGGTTGA